The genome window ACGCCAAGGCCGACCGGCCCGACGGCGGGTCCGACTTCGAGCGTCCGCTCGCCGACCGCGGGCGCAAGGACGCGCCCGCCGCGGGCAAGTGGATGCGCCACAACGCGCCGGGCGTCGAGCTCGTCGTCTGCTCCCCCGCGCTGCGGGCCAAGCAGACCTGGGAGCTGCTGTCCGGAGAGCTCGCGTCCGGGCCGACGGTGCGCTATGAGCAGGACGTCTACGACGCCACCACGGGTGATCTGCTCGCGGTGGTCAACGGGCTGCCCGAGATCGTGCGCACGGTGCTGCTGGTCGGGCACAACCCGGGCTTCGAGGGGCTGGTCTCGCTGCTGACCGGGCGGACGCACGAGATGCGCACCGCTGCGGTCGCGGTCCTCAGCGGCCCCGGCGACTGGTCGGAGATCGCGCCGGGGTGGGCGGAACTGGTGGGCTCGACCGTTCCTCGCGGCTGACCACCGCGGACCCTCCGGCGGGCATATCCTGGCGACACCGCGACACCCTTCCCGCGACAGGAGATGCCGGCCAGATGTCCCGCCTCATCACCAATCCCGCCGGCCTGCACGATCCGGTCCCGTTCGGCTACAGCCACGTCGTCGAGGCCACCGGCGGGAACCCGGTGTTCATCGCCGGCCAGTACGGCTCCGGCGAGGACGGCCAGGTCGTCTCGCCCGGCTTCGCCGAGCAGGTCGAACGGGCCTTCTCCAACCTCGGGACCGCGCTGGCGGCCGTCGGGCTGACCTTCGAGCACGTCGTGCGCGTCGGCACCTACGTCGTCGACCACGACGCGGACAAGCTCCAGGTGCTCGCCGGGCAGGTCGCGCGCATCTGGGGTGACCGGCCGCCCGCGCAGACCCTGATCGGGGTGGCCGCGCTGGCCCTGCCGGGCATGCTCTTCGAGATCGACGCCGTCGCCATCCGGCCCGCGTGACCGGCGTCCGGCGCTGACCGGATCGTTCCGCACGGCGGCGCGATGATGTCTTCCCGCCGCAGTGCGCGCCCGGCAAGACTTGCCTGCGTGAACAGAGCACTCGTCGTGATCGACGTCCAGGAATCCTTCCGGCAGCGCCCGAACTGGGCGGCCATCTCCGAGCCGCGGATCGCCGCCCAGGTCGGCCGGCTGGTGCGGATGGCCCGCGACGCGGGGGACCTCGTGGTGTGGGTCCTGCACACCGAGCCCGGCACCGGCAACGTCTTCGATCCCGAAAGCGGGTTCGTGCGCCTGCTCGAGGGCCTTCAGCCGCGGTCCGGTGAGCCGGTGCTGACCAAGACCTCGCACAACGCGTTCACCACCACGAACCTCCAGCAGGCGCTGACCGCCCACGGCATCCGCGAGCTGGTCGTGTGCGGCATCCGCACCGAGCAGTGCTGCGAGACCACGGCGCGCGTGGCGTCGGACTACGGCTACGACGTCACCTTCGCCATCGACGCGACGGCGACGCAGCCGATCCCGCACTGGGACGCACCGGCCGACCGGCCGCTGGCCGAGGTCCTCGCCGACCCGCGCACCCTCGGCACCGACGAGATCATCGCCCGCACCCGCTACGCCCTCGCGGGCCGGTTCGCCACCATCGCCACCGTCGACGAGCTCACCGGCGCGACCACCCCGGTAGGCTGACCGGTTCGTGACCCGCGTCGTCTTCGTACTCGTCCCCGGCGTGCACCTGCTCGATCTCGCGGGCCCCGCGCAGGTGTTCTCCACCGCCGCCCGGCAGGGCCTCGGCTACACCCTGCACTACGTGGCCGAGCAGGAGTCGGTGCCGACCGCGCAGTCGCTCCCGGTGCGAGCCGAGACCGGGTGGCCCGAGCTGTCCGCGGATGACCTCGTCGTCGTTCCCGGGTGGCAGTGCGATTTCCTGCCGCGTGCGGCCGTGCTGTCCGAGGCGCAGCTGCGCGGACTGCGCGGGCACCACGCGCGGGGCGGCACCGTCGCCAGCGTGTGCTCCGGCGCCGACGCGCTGGGCCGGGCCGGGCTGCTCGACGGCCGCCGCTGCACCACCCACCACGAGCTGCAGGACCAGCTGGCCGCGCGGTACCCGCGGGCCCACGTCGTGCGCGACGTCCTCTACACCCTCGACGACCGGGTGGTCACCTCCGCGGGCATCGCCAGCGGGATCGACGTCGCGCTGCACCTGGTCGCCACCGGGCACGGGCCGGCCGCGGCGGCCCGCATCGCCCGCGCGATGGTCGTCTACGCCCGTCGCAACGGTGACGAGCCGCAGGCCAGCGCCATGCTGCGGCACCGCGGCCACCTCAGCGACGCGGTGCACCGCGTGCAGGACCTGCTCGACGCGCGGTTCGCCGAGCGGCTGCCGCTGGCGCGGCTGGCCGCCGAGGCCGGGTGCAGCGAGCGGACGCTGACGCGCGGCTTCACGCGGGCGACCGGGCTCACGCCGCTGCGCTACCAGCAGTTGCTGCGCCTGGAGCGGGCCGAGCACCTGATCGGCCAGGGCGCGACTGTCGACGCGGCGGCCCGGTCCGTCGGGTTCGAGGACGGCCGCATGCTGCGGCGCCTGCGCTCACGCGCCGCGGACGCGTGAACGCAGACTCGGTCAGTCGGGCTCAACGATGCGCCGCTGGTCCGGTCGTGAGGTCGGGCCGGGTGTCGCCTCAGCGATCCACGGTCCCTCGATCGACGGGTCGAGCACGCCCTCGTCGAGCCAGTCGTACCTGCCGTCGAGCGCGCGCTCGGCCAGCGTGCGGTCGGCCGCGTCGGTGTTGTGCCAGAGCCTGCCGAACAGCTCCTCGACGCGCCGCCGCGCCTGGCGGCAGAACGCGTCCGCCAGCTCCACGCCCGAGGCCTCCTGGTTCACCGACGTGGCGTAGACGCAGGTCGCGCTCATCGCGAACAGTTCGGCGCCGATGTCGACGATGCGCCCGAGGAAGAGCTGGCGGTTCTCCATGGCCCCCTGCCACCGCGACATGCCGTAGAAGGTCTGTCGCGCGATGCGCCTGCTGGCACGCTCGACGTAGCGCAGGTGGCCGGCCAGCCGCCCGTACTCGGCGAAGCTGGTCGGCAGTTGTCCCCGGCCGACCGCGAGGCCCGGCAGCCAGCGGGCGTAGAAGCCGCCCGCCCTGGCCACCGCGCGGGCCTTGCGCCGCATGTCCGCCTTCGGGTCGATGATGTCCCCGGCGACCGAGAGGTGGACGTCGACCGCCTCGCGGGCGATCAGCAGGTGCATGATCTCGCTGGAGCCCTCGAAGATCCGGTTGATCCGCATGTCGCGCAGCAGCTGCTCGACCGGTACTCCGCGCTCGCCGCGCGCGACCAGCGACTCGGCGGTCTCGTAACCGCGGCCTCCGCGCACCTGCACGAGCTCGTCGGCGATCTGCCAAGCCAGCTCCGAGCTGTAGAGCTTGGCCAGCGCCGCCTCGATGCGGATGTCGTGGCGGTCGGCGTCGGCCAGCCGGCCCGAGACCTCGAGCACGGCCTCCAGCGCGAACGCGGTTGCGGTGATGAACGAGATCTTGCTGGCGATCGCCTCGTGCGCGCCGACCGGCCGCCCCCACTGCACGCGCTGCGCCGACCACTCGCGGGCGATGCGGGCGCACCACTTCGCGGCGGCCGTGCACATCGCGGGCAGCGACAGCCGCCCGGTGTTCAGCGTGGTCAGCGCGATCTTGAGGCCCTCGCCCTCGCCTCCGATGCGGTTGCGCGCCGGGACCACGACGTCGTGCAGCCGGGTCACGCCGTTCTCGATGCCGCGCAGGCCGAGGAAGGAGTTGCGGTTCTCCACCGTGATGCCCGGCGCCCCGGCCTCCACGACGAAGGCCGTCACACCGCCGCGGTGCCCCTCGGACTTCGGCACCCGGGCCATCACCACCAGCAGGTCGGCCAGCACGCCGTTGGTGGTCCACAGCTTCACGCCGTTGAGCGTGTAGCTCTCGCCGTCCTCGCTGGGCACCGCGCTGGTGGCCAGCCGCGCCGGGTCGCTGCCGACGTCGGGCTCGGTGAGCAGGAAGGCGGTGATCTCGCGGACGCAGCGGGGCAGGAACTCGCGCTTCTGCTCCTCGGTGCCGAACATCTTGACCGGCTGCGGCACGCCGATGGACTGGTGCGCCGACAGCAGCGCGCCGATGGCCGGGCTCGTGGTCCCGACCAGCATGAGCGCGCGGTGGTAGTAGACGGCGGGCAGCCCGAGGCCACCGTAGTTCCTGGGGATCTTGATGCCGAAGGCGCCGAGGTCGCGCAGGCCGTTGATGACCTCGTCGGGCACCCGCGCCTCCCGCTCGATGAGCGCGGCGTCGATCCGAGTCTCGCAGAACTCCCGCAGCCGGGACAGGAAGCGCTCGCCCTCGGGCAGCACCGCGCCTTCGGGCAGTGGGTCGATCAGGTCCAGGCGCAGTCTGCCCATGAACAGCTCGCGTCCGAAGCTCGGGCGGTCCCATCGGGTCTGCCGCGCCTCTTCGGCGACCTGCCTGGCCTGCTGCGCGTCCACCTGCGGACGTTCGGTACCGGTGGAGTCCAACGTGGTCATCACTGCCCCCGAACGACGAGCGGCCTGGTGATCTCGGACACACCAAACTACTACCCAGGGGTAACCCGGGGAAGGACATCCGTGCCCGATTCGTCCGAGATGACCCGCCCAGGTGAGCACTGCCCCTCGTCTGGACCGCAGGCCGGACCCGGTGCGCGTAGCAACAGAAGGGACGAATGCGTCGTGTAGCCGAAATCGGCTGTCGCTGTTCACACATTCGAGTCCTGACCTCGTCAGTTACGGTGAATCAGGGCCTGGCCTTGACAACTCTGCGTGTCAGACCTGACGATTCCGCCTCATGAACCTGTCGGACAGCCAGACAGCCGGACAGCCGGTCCGGCGGGTCTCGGCGATGGAAGCCGTGCTGGACCACCTGCGCGGCGCCATCGAGCGCGGTGAGTACGCCGTCGGCGACAAGCTGCCGTCGGAGGCCGCGCTCGGCAAGGAGTTCGAGGTCAGCCGCTCCGTGGTGCGCGAGGCGCTGCGCGGGCTGCAGGCGCTCGGGCTCACCGTCTCCCGGACCGGCAGGGGCACGTTCGTCACCGCCGCCGGGCCCGACGAGAACCCGGTGTTCGGGCCCTACTCGGCGCGGGACCTGATCGAGGTGCGGCGCCACGTCGAGGTCCCCGCCGCCGGCTACGCCGCGCTGCGGCACAGCTCGGACGACCTCGACATGCTGACCCACCTGCTCGAGCGCATGGAGCAGGAGACCGACAACACCGCCTGGGTCGCGCTGGACTCGCTGTTCCACATCACCATCGCCCAGGCCTCGGGAAACCCGGTCTTCGGCAAGGTCATCGAGGAGATCCGGGACGCGCTGGCAAGGCAGTCCTCGCTGCTGAACCAGCTCGGCGACCGGCGCAGCGGCTCCAACACCGAGCAC of Saccharopolyspora erythraea contains these proteins:
- a CDS encoding SixA phosphatase family protein translates to MTGENRTLIVCRHAKADRPDGGSDFERPLADRGRKDAPAAGKWMRHNAPGVELVVCSPALRAKQTWELLSGELASGPTVRYEQDVYDATTGDLLAVVNGLPEIVRTVLLVGHNPGFEGLVSLLTGRTHEMRTAAVAVLSGPGDWSEIAPGWAELVGSTVPRG
- a CDS encoding RidA family protein, which codes for MSRLITNPAGLHDPVPFGYSHVVEATGGNPVFIAGQYGSGEDGQVVSPGFAEQVERAFSNLGTALAAVGLTFEHVVRVGTYVVDHDADKLQVLAGQVARIWGDRPPAQTLIGVAALALPGMLFEIDAVAIRPA
- a CDS encoding cysteine hydrolase family protein, translated to MNRALVVIDVQESFRQRPNWAAISEPRIAAQVGRLVRMARDAGDLVVWVLHTEPGTGNVFDPESGFVRLLEGLQPRSGEPVLTKTSHNAFTTTNLQQALTAHGIRELVVCGIRTEQCCETTARVASDYGYDVTFAIDATATQPIPHWDAPADRPLAEVLADPRTLGTDEIIARTRYALAGRFATIATVDELTGATTPVG
- a CDS encoding GlxA family transcriptional regulator, whose translation is MTRVVFVLVPGVHLLDLAGPAQVFSTAARQGLGYTLHYVAEQESVPTAQSLPVRAETGWPELSADDLVVVPGWQCDFLPRAAVLSEAQLRGLRGHHARGGTVASVCSGADALGRAGLLDGRRCTTHHELQDQLAARYPRAHVVRDVLYTLDDRVVTSAGIASGIDVALHLVATGHGPAAAARIARAMVVYARRNGDEPQASAMLRHRGHLSDAVHRVQDLLDARFAERLPLARLAAEAGCSERTLTRGFTRATGLTPLRYQQLLRLERAEHLIGQGATVDAAARSVGFEDGRMLRRLRSRAADA
- a CDS encoding acyl-CoA dehydrogenase family protein, producing the protein MTTLDSTGTERPQVDAQQARQVAEEARQTRWDRPSFGRELFMGRLRLDLIDPLPEGAVLPEGERFLSRLREFCETRIDAALIEREARVPDEVINGLRDLGAFGIKIPRNYGGLGLPAVYYHRALMLVGTTSPAIGALLSAHQSIGVPQPVKMFGTEEQKREFLPRCVREITAFLLTEPDVGSDPARLATSAVPSEDGESYTLNGVKLWTTNGVLADLLVVMARVPKSEGHRGGVTAFVVEAGAPGITVENRNSFLGLRGIENGVTRLHDVVVPARNRIGGEGEGLKIALTTLNTGRLSLPAMCTAAAKWCARIAREWSAQRVQWGRPVGAHEAIASKISFITATAFALEAVLEVSGRLADADRHDIRIEAALAKLYSSELAWQIADELVQVRGGRGYETAESLVARGERGVPVEQLLRDMRINRIFEGSSEIMHLLIAREAVDVHLSVAGDIIDPKADMRRKARAVARAGGFYARWLPGLAVGRGQLPTSFAEYGRLAGHLRYVERASRRIARQTFYGMSRWQGAMENRQLFLGRIVDIGAELFAMSATCVYATSVNQEASGVELADAFCRQARRRVEELFGRLWHNTDAADRTLAERALDGRYDWLDEGVLDPSIEGPWIAEATPGPTSRPDQRRIVEPD
- a CDS encoding FadR/GntR family transcriptional regulator; protein product: MEAVLDHLRGAIERGEYAVGDKLPSEAALGKEFEVSRSVVREALRGLQALGLTVSRTGRGTFVTAAGPDENPVFGPYSARDLIEVRRHVEVPAAGYAALRHSSDDLDMLTHLLERMEQETDNTAWVALDSLFHITIAQASGNPVFGKVIEEIRDALARQSSLLNQLGDRRSGSNTEHREIVEAISGGSQEAATRAMAFHLEHVEAALTSIVTNKNGRRPREQNGKS